From Elaeis guineensis isolate ETL-2024a chromosome 16, EG11, whole genome shotgun sequence, a single genomic window includes:
- the LOC105048587 gene encoding LRR receptor kinase BAK1 has protein sequence MAPWFLWLILVFHPLARVLANMEGDALHDLRTNLNDPNNVLQSWDPTLVNPCTWFHVTCNNDNSVIRVDLGNAQLSGTLVPQLGLLKNLQYLELYSNNISGTIPSDLGNLTNLVSLDLYLNNFTGGIPDSLGKLTKLRFLRLNNNSLSGPIPPSLTNITALQVLDLSNNNLSGEVPSTGSFSLFTPISFANNPLLCGPGTTKACPGAPPLPPPPPFISPSPPLSRGNSASSTGAIAGGVAAGAALLFAAPAIGFAWWRRRKPQEHFFDVPAEEDPEVHLGQLKRFSLRELQVATDNFSNKNILGRGGFGKVYKGRLADGSLVAVKRLKEERTPGGELQFQTEVEMISMAVHRNLLRLRGFCMTPTERLLVYPYMANGSVASRLRERLPSEQPLDWPTRRRIALGSARGLSYLHDHCDPKIIHRDVKAANILLDEEFEAVVGDFGLAKLMDYKDTHVTTAVRGTIGHIAPEYLSTGKSSEKTDVFGYGIMLLELITGQRAFDLARLANDDDVMLLDWVKGLLKEKKLDMLVDPDLQNDYVGAEVESLIQVALLCTQGSPMERPKMSEVVRMLEGDGLAERWEEWQQVEVGRQEVEISPLNGNSEWFLDSTDNLRAVELSGPR, from the exons ATGGCGCCGTGGTTTCTCTGGTTGATCCTAGTCTTCCACCCCCTGGCTAGGGTTCTTGCTAACATGGAAG GTGATGCATTGCACGATTTGAGGACCAACCTGAATGATCCAAATAATGTGTTGCAGAGTTGGGATCCAACTCTGGTCAATCCATGCACGTGGTTCCATGTTACTTGTAATAATGACAATAGTGTTATTAGAGT TGATCTTGGAAATGCACAGTTATCCGGTACATTGGTCCCTCAACTTGGTCTTCTGAAAAACTTGCAATATTT GGAACTTTACAGTAACAATATAAGTGGGACAATTCCTAGTGACCTTGGAAATCTGACAAATTTGGTGAGCTTGGATCTGTACTTGAACAATTTCACTGGTGGAATACCCGACTCACTGGGAAAGCTAACAAAACTGCGTTTCCT CCGGCTTAACAACAATAGCTTATCAGGCCCAATTCCTCCATCTTTAACCAATATTACTGCACTCCAAGTTCT GGATTTGTCAAACAACaacttatcaggagaagttccgTCAACTGGATCCTTTTCTCTATTCACCCCTATCAG TTTTGCTAACAATCCTCTATTATGTGGTCCGGGTACAACAAAAGCTTGTCCTGGTGCTCCTCCATTACCTCCACCACCTCCTTTTATTTCTCCATCGCCACCCTTGTCTCGAG GAAATAGTGCCTCTAGCACCGGAGCAATTGCTGGGGGAGTTGCTGCTGGTGCTGCTCTGCTGTTTGCTGCACCTGCTATTGGATTTGCATGGTGGCGCCGTCGTAAGCCGCAGGAACATTTCTTTGATGTGCCTG CTGAAGAAGATCCAGAAGTTCATTTGGGCCAGCTCAAAAGGTTTTCTCTGCGAGAACTACAAGTTGCTACTGATAATTTTAGCAACAAGAATATTTTGGGCAGAGGTGGGTTTGGAAAGGTCTACAAAGGACGTCTTGCAGATGGTTCATTGGTGGCAGTAAAGAGGCTAAAAGAAGAGCGCACGCCAGGTGGTGAGCTTCAATTTCAGACAGAAGTTGAGATGATTAGCATGGCTGTGCATCGAAACTTGCTTCGGCTTCGTGGGTTTTGCATGACACCTACTGAACGTTTGCTTGTATATCCCTATATGGCTAATGGAAGTGTTGCATCACGCCTAAGAG AGCGGCTACCATCTGAACAGCCACTTGATTGGCCAACTCGGCGAAGGATTGCTTTGGGATCTGCAAGGGGGTTGTCATATTTGCATGATCATTGTGACCCAAAAATTATTCATCGGGATGTCAAAGCCGCAAATATTTTATTGGATGAAGAGTTTGAGGCAGTTGTTGGAGACTTTGGCTTGGCCAAACTTATGGACTACAAGGATACCCACGTAACAACTGCAGTTCGTGGAACAATCGGTCACATTGCTCCGGAGTACCTATCTACTGGAAAGTCCTCAGAGAAGACTGATGTTTTTGGATATGGAATCATGCTTTTGGAACTGATTACAGGGCAGAGGGCTTTCGATCTTGCGAGGCTTGCAAATGATGATGATGTCATGTTGCTGGACTGG GTAAAAGGACTTCTGAAAGAGAAGAAGTTGGACATGTTGGTGGACCCGGATCTCCAGAATGACTATGTGGGGGCTGAGGTGGAGTCACTCATCCAAGTTGCTTTGTTATGCACCCAGGGCTCCCCAATGGAGCGGCCGAAGATGTCAGAGGTGGTGAGAATGCTGGAAGGTGATGGCCTTGCTGAGAGATGGGAGGAGTGGCAGCAGGTTGAAGTTGGACGCCAAGAAGTAGAGATTTCTCCACTAAATGGCAACTCTGAATGGTTCTTAGACTCCACTGACAACCTTCGTGCAGTCGAATTATCTGGCCCCAGATGA